The Stratiformator vulcanicus genome has a segment encoding these proteins:
- a CDS encoding protoglobin family protein, translated as MQHIDEPKLEEDLAYRFGYLAEFIGFGEDDVAAVHGAAPAVAPLVPSLVDAVYEKLFSYDATKRHFVPRQHGYEGDVPPSIEELTVDHPMIAFRKQHLGRYLQTLVTKPYDGKMAEYLDMVGKIHTPKAGSQQLHVPLVQMNALMGFVADAFVATITGLGLDRETEVRTLRAFNKLLWIQNDLITRHYQNLEQDR; from the coding sequence ATGCAACACATCGACGAGCCGAAACTGGAAGAGGATCTCGCCTACCGATTCGGCTATCTGGCCGAGTTTATCGGATTCGGGGAAGACGACGTCGCCGCCGTCCACGGGGCCGCGCCCGCTGTTGCGCCGCTGGTGCCGTCGCTCGTCGATGCCGTCTACGAAAAACTCTTCAGCTACGATGCGACGAAGCGACACTTCGTCCCGCGTCAACACGGCTACGAAGGCGACGTGCCGCCGAGTATCGAAGAGTTGACCGTCGATCATCCGATGATCGCCTTCCGTAAGCAGCATTTGGGACGCTATCTGCAAACGCTCGTCACGAAGCCTTACGACGGAAAGATGGCGGAATACCTCGACATGGTCGGCAAGATTCACACGCCCAAAGCCGGAAGCCAGCAACTGCACGTTCCGCTTGTCCAAATGAACGCGCTGATGGGATTCGTCGCAGATGCCTTCGTGGCGACAATCACGGGGCTGGGACTCGATCGCGAAACGGAAGTCCGCACGCTCCGCGCATTCAACAAGCTGCTGTGGATTCAGAACGACCTCATCACGCGGCACTATCAAAATCTCGAACAAGATCGATAG
- a CDS encoding KpsF/GutQ family sugar-phosphate isomerase, translating into MSAAARSVVPFDHVEQLRSARDILRVEANALESLASRLDTSFCAAVDLIDSVTGSVIVTGIGKAGLVGQKIAASLSSLGIRAHVLHPAEAVHGDLGCVHEDDVVIALSHSGETDELNRLLPLLDRMGVPVVAVTASAGSTLGAAAQVTIEIGKQVEVDDHNLAPTTSTTVMIALGDALAVTLSRRRGFTPQRFALFHPGGSLGRRLSRIKDVMRTGEELRISSQNTAVRDVLAESARPGRRTGAVMLVDDEGLLTGLFTDSDLARLLERREETRLDEPISSVMTHRPITVTSDRMLEVAVEILSARKLSELPVVDSEGRPVGLIDVTDVLGLVPEAEHASSPTHPTTPVTPTTDGRYE; encoded by the coding sequence ATGTCCGCGGCCGCTCGCAGCGTCGTCCCGTTCGATCACGTCGAACAACTCCGTTCTGCCAGAGACATTTTGCGCGTTGAGGCGAACGCCCTCGAATCGTTGGCCTCACGGCTCGATACTTCGTTTTGCGCAGCCGTCGATCTGATCGACTCCGTGACCGGCAGCGTAATCGTCACCGGGATTGGCAAGGCAGGACTGGTCGGCCAGAAAATCGCCGCGAGCCTGTCATCGCTCGGCATTCGCGCCCATGTGTTGCATCCGGCCGAAGCCGTGCACGGTGACCTCGGCTGCGTCCACGAGGACGACGTCGTCATCGCGCTGTCGCACAGCGGCGAGACCGATGAACTCAATCGCTTGCTGCCGCTGCTCGATCGGATGGGCGTGCCGGTCGTCGCTGTGACGGCCAGCGCGGGCAGCACGCTCGGAGCGGCGGCTCAAGTGACGATCGAGATCGGCAAGCAGGTCGAAGTCGACGATCACAATCTTGCTCCCACGACAAGTACGACGGTCATGATCGCCTTGGGCGATGCACTCGCCGTCACGCTGAGCCGGCGCCGCGGGTTCACGCCGCAGCGATTCGCCCTGTTCCATCCCGGCGGCAGCCTTGGCCGTCGTCTGTCACGGATCAAGGACGTCATGCGGACCGGGGAGGAATTGCGAATCTCGTCGCAGAATACCGCCGTACGTGACGTTCTGGCCGAATCGGCTCGACCGGGCCGACGCACCGGGGCCGTTATGCTCGTTGATGACGAGGGACTGCTGACCGGCCTGTTCACCGACAGCGATCTGGCCCGATTATTGGAACGCCGCGAAGAAACACGGCTCGACGAACCGATCTCCAGTGTGATGACACATCGCCCGATCACCGTCACGTCGGACCGCATGTTGGAAGTGGCGGTCGAAATTTTGTCGGCGCGAAAGCTGAGCGAGTTACCCGTCGTCGATTCGGAAGGACGCCCCGTGGGGCTGATC
- a CDS encoding PEGA domain-containing protein → MITPTLFLPTASILNEQTGSMAYRHGQFGRRRALIGVVIALSTVFATGCNSVQRRLTIQSNPPGAFVLVDGEEVGYTPASIDFTYYAEREITLIKDGYETLTTMQEFKAPPYQWFGVDFFSENLSPVMITNRQKVAYNLRPMISVPTDDLLDRAEMFRDNAVFGR, encoded by the coding sequence ATGATCACCCCCACACTGTTTCTGCCGACAGCCTCGATTCTTAACGAACAGACCGGGTCAATGGCGTATCGCCACGGCCAATTCGGACGGCGACGGGCGCTGATCGGCGTGGTGATCGCGTTGTCGACTGTGTTCGCTACCGGATGTAATTCGGTGCAGCGGCGGCTGACGATCCAATCCAATCCGCCCGGGGCGTTTGTGCTTGTTGATGGTGAAGAGGTCGGATACACGCCGGCCTCGATCGACTTCACCTACTACGCCGAGCGCGAAATTACGTTGATCAAAGACGGCTACGAGACTCTGACCACAATGCAGGAGTTCAAAGCCCCGCCGTATCAATGGTTCGGGGTCGACTTCTTCTCGGAGAATCTCTCACCGGTCATGATCACGAATCGTCAGAAGGTCGCCTACAACTTGCGACCGATGATCTCCGTGCCGACCGACGACCTGCTCGACCGGGCAGAAATGTTCCGCGACAACGCCGTATTCGGCCGCTAA
- a CDS encoding RrF2 family transcriptional regulator: protein MISQTVEYALRSVVLLAQRSPALLRTDEVAEVTQVPRAYLTKVLQALSKAGIIKTTRGAGGGVCLNCDPAELTILEVVNAVDPIERIRTCPLQLKAHGANLCPLHHRLDAALEQVESAFARTTLAEVLAEPTRSVPLCDFPTNSRNEP from the coding sequence ATGATTTCCCAAACCGTCGAATACGCGCTCCGTTCGGTCGTGCTGCTGGCGCAGCGGTCGCCCGCTTTGTTGCGGACGGATGAAGTGGCCGAGGTCACTCAGGTGCCGCGGGCCTATCTGACGAAGGTGCTTCAGGCGTTGTCCAAGGCCGGCATCATCAAGACCACTCGCGGTGCTGGCGGCGGGGTCTGCCTGAATTGTGACCCGGCTGAATTGACGATTCTGGAGGTTGTCAACGCTGTTGATCCGATCGAACGAATCCGGACTTGTCCCCTGCAACTTAAGGCACATGGTGCCAACCTTTGCCCGCTGCACCACCGACTCGATGCGGCACTGGAGCAGGTGGAATCCGCTTTCGCCCGGACCACGTTGGCCGAAGTGTTGGCGGAGCCGACGCGGAGTGTACCGCTTTGTGATTTCCCCACAAATTCGCGGAATGAGCCGTAG
- a CDS encoding sulfatase-like hydrolase/transferase, protein MRLSLLALFCLAAVSAAAQSADRPNVLWLTSEDNGPHIGAYGDEYADTPNIDRLAAEGLIYQKCWSNAPVCAPARTTIVTGMYATSVGGEHMRSGVPMPPGFDLYPKIMRDNGYFTSNWTKEDYNVEKSGKLWDGKKGKYPWRQRSEGQPFFCITNFTTSHESKLRMRPHTPVHDPAGVRVPAYHPDTPEVRRDWAQYYDKITEMDRQVGEVLRQLEEDGLAEDTIVFYYGDHGSGMPRSKRSPKNSGLHVPLVIRIPEKYRSMFPGDYEPGLKVVRLTAFVDLAPTLLSLASIDVPDYMQGTPFLGEQNGPEKKYLFGYRGRMDERIDMVRSVTDGRYVYVRNFMPHRTPGAFLAYQYQTPTTQVWNEQFQAGKLNDAQSTFWEEKAPEELYDLKNDPDETRNLIEDPLRRSKIRELRVALKEHVFAIRDTGFYPEEMLHRQRGELSPYEFCHDSERYPLKELFGTAYLASEQANPSHWNPSLAKTYRSASNPGVRYWAITGLLIAKIGGDSDHYAVLLDALSDDSPSVQIVAAEAVARFGKKSDRERAIDLLMGLADVRKHGNYVADAALNALTHVGELSEQRIATIKNLPLRDGKTSGRANKYVERLVEYLTSDRPY, encoded by the coding sequence ATGCGTCTGTCGCTGCTTGCTTTGTTTTGTCTTGCCGCGGTTTCCGCTGCTGCTCAGTCCGCCGATCGACCAAACGTCCTCTGGCTCACCAGCGAAGACAACGGCCCTCACATCGGCGCCTACGGCGACGAATACGCCGATACGCCGAATATTGATCGCCTCGCTGCCGAGGGACTGATCTATCAGAAGTGCTGGTCGAACGCCCCGGTTTGCGCGCCGGCCCGAACGACAATCGTCACCGGCATGTACGCCACGAGCGTGGGTGGCGAGCACATGCGCAGCGGCGTCCCAATGCCGCCGGGCTTCGATCTGTATCCGAAGATCATGCGGGACAACGGCTACTTCACCTCGAATTGGACGAAGGAAGACTACAACGTCGAGAAGTCAGGCAAGCTGTGGGACGGGAAGAAAGGGAAGTATCCCTGGCGGCAGCGGAGCGAAGGCCAGCCGTTCTTTTGCATCACGAACTTCACGACGAGCCACGAAAGCAAACTGCGGATGCGGCCTCACACGCCGGTGCATGATCCGGCGGGAGTTCGGGTCCCGGCCTATCATCCCGACACGCCGGAGGTTCGCCGCGACTGGGCTCAGTATTACGACAAGATCACCGAGATGGATCGGCAGGTCGGTGAAGTCCTCAGGCAGCTCGAAGAAGACGGCCTCGCCGAAGACACGATCGTGTTCTATTACGGCGATCACGGCTCGGGCATGCCGCGGAGCAAGCGCTCGCCGAAGAACAGCGGCCTGCACGTGCCGCTCGTGATCCGAATCCCCGAGAAGTACCGCTCGATGTTCCCCGGCGACTACGAGCCGGGCTTGAAGGTCGTACGCCTCACCGCCTTCGTCGATCTCGCCCCGACACTGCTGTCACTCGCAAGCATCGACGTGCCGGACTACATGCAGGGCACCCCGTTTCTCGGGGAGCAAAACGGCCCGGAGAAGAAATATCTGTTCGGCTATCGCGGCCGGATGGACGAGCGGATCGACATGGTCCGCAGCGTGACCGACGGACGGTACGTTTACGTCCGCAACTTCATGCCGCACCGCACGCCGGGGGCATTTCTTGCCTACCAGTATCAAACGCCGACAACGCAAGTGTGGAACGAGCAGTTTCAGGCAGGAAAGTTGAACGACGCGCAGTCGACCTTCTGGGAGGAGAAGGCACCGGAGGAACTTTACGACCTGAAGAACGATCCCGATGAAACTCGCAACTTGATTGAAGACCCGTTGCGGCGATCGAAGATACGCGAACTTCGCGTTGCCCTAAAGGAGCATGTCTTCGCCATTCGAGACACTGGTTTCTATCCCGAAGAAATGCTGCATCGGCAGCGCGGGGAACTGTCGCCCTATGAGTTCTGTCACGACTCTGAGCGGTACCCACTCAAAGAACTGTTCGGGACGGCGTACCTCGCTTCGGAGCAGGCGAACCCCTCGCACTGGAATCCGTCGCTGGCGAAGACCTACCGCTCGGCTTCCAATCCTGGAGTTCGTTATTGGGCGATCACCGGTTTATTAATTGCGAAGATCGGCGGCGACTCCGACCATTACGCCGTCCTGCTCGATGCCCTCAGCGACGACTCCCCCTCGGTGCAGATCGTCGCCGCCGAAGCGGTCGCCCGGTTCGGCAAAAAGTCCGACCGCGAACGAGCGATCGACCTCCTCATGGGCCTCGCCGACGTCCGCAAGCACGGCAACTACGTCGCCGACGCCGCGCTGAATGCGCTCACGCACGTGGGCGAACTCAGCGAACAACGCATCGCGACGATTAAGAACCTGCCCCTTCGCGACGGCAAGACATCGGGACGAGCGAATAAGTATGTCGAACGATTGGTCGAGTACCTGACGTCGGATCGGCCTTATTAA